Proteins co-encoded in one Arachis stenosperma cultivar V10309 chromosome 7, arast.V10309.gnm1.PFL2, whole genome shotgun sequence genomic window:
- the LOC130939776 gene encoding uncharacterized protein LOC130939776 encodes MERNQVAAITTSSTTQEGAEEEAEGNLEQANYIGNSPRQNHDLYSKTYNPGWRNHPNFRLSKLETLLEGICQEIQENKVFKEEVRANIKNQGETIKKLEFQVGCLAEKIPKPTDGFPSDTEKNPREEAKKVRWEDCKMVTTSGQEAEDKQSKLSKQPEDNSIEEEDRDHQEPEISQQELLKLYAPFPQLLNGAVGKRIYSRFLDLFASLHVNIPFIKAIQQMPTFIKYMKELLPRKSSIKGGQTIVMNKECSALIQPELPTKRRDPGSFHIPCAIGETMFDRALCDLRASINLLPLSLVKRLQINEIMSTDVVIRLADNTQKQAIGVVENVLLKVGKYFLPTDFVILDMEESHTHPIILGRPFLATVRALIDMEKGELILRIHDERLSFNVFKLSQEADQEHKEPSKDRNEMLKKEASTEAHPTYLETPLVDKQGKQQLPQLKEKLEEPKPLEACEDNITTPLEKEVIKSKAISKDTRKKVPRKWRNIKIPTEDFSPGDRVISAYFPDIPPNLPIVPSQLPKVFTINRVLSLEHVEIIDTTNGYKSTARGEDFKHYQPP; translated from the exons ATGGAGAGGAACCAAGTGGCAGCAATCACCACCTCCTCAACAACCCAAGAAGGAGCTGAAGAAGAGGCAGAGGGTAACCTTGAGCAAGCCAACTACATTGGGAATTCACCTAGACAGAACCATGATCTATACTCCAAGACATACAACCCTGGATGgaggaaccacccaaactttaG actctctaagcttgaaaccTTACTTGAAGGAATATGCCAAGAGATTCAAGAAAACAAGGTGTTCAAAGAGGAGGTGCGAGCCAATATTAAGAACCAGGGAGAGACCATCAAGAAGCTGGAATTCCAAGTGGGATGCTTAGCTGAGAAGATTCCCAAACCTACTGATGGCTTCCCAAGTGACACGGAGAAAAACCCAAGAGAAGAAGcaaagaaagtaagatgggaagaTTGCAAAATGGTCACTACAAGTGGTCAAGAGGCTGAAGACAAGCAAAGCAAACTCTCCAAACAGCCTGAAGACAACTCAATAGAGGAGGAGGATagagatcaccaagaaccagaAATCTCACAACAAGAGCTGTTGAAGCTCTATGCACCATTTCCCCAACTGCTCAATGGTGCTGTggggaagagaatatactcaagGTTCCTAGACTTGTTTGCATCTCTGCATGTGAACATACCATTCATCAAGGCCATCCAACAAATGCCTACATTCATCAAGTATATGAAGGAACTTCTTCCCAGGAAAAGCTCAATCAAAGGAGGCCAGACTATAGTGATGAATAAGGAATGCAGTGCCCTTATTCAACCTGAGTTGCCTACAAAAAGAAgagacccagggagttttcatATCCCCTGTGCCATAGGGGAAACAATGTTTGATAGAGCACTCTGTGATTTGAgggcaagcatcaacttacTGCCCCTATCCCTGGTGAAGAGGCTGCAGATTAATGAGATAATGTCCACAGATGTAGTCATCAGACTGGCTGACAATACTCAAAAgcaagcaataggagtggtAGAAAATGTGTTGCTAAAGGTTGGGAAATACTTTCTCCCAACAGACTTTGTCATCCTGGACATGGAAGAGAGTCACACTCACCCAATCATAttgggaagacccttcctagctacGGTCAGAGCACTCATAGATATGGAGAAAGGGGAGCTAATATTGAGGATCCATGATGAACGGCTCAGCTTTAATGTCTTCAAACTCTCACAAGAAGCAGACCAAGAGCACAAGGAACCAAGCAAAGATCGTAATGAGATGCTGAAGAAGGAAGCAAGCACTGAAGCACACCCAACCTATCTGGAGACCCCTTTGGTTGATAAACAAGGGAAACAGCAACTACCACAGCTCAAGGAAAAGTTAGAGGAACCTAAACCTCTAGAGGCATGTGAAGACAACATCACAACTCCCTTAGAAAAAGAAGTCATCAAGAGCAAGGCAATATCAAAGGACACAAGGAAGAAGGTACCAAGAAAGTGGAGGAACATAAAGATCCCTACGGAAGACTTCTCTCCAGGAGATAGAGTGATCTCAGCTTACTTCCCGGATATCCCCCCTAATCTCCCCATTGTACCATCTCAGTTACCGAAAGTCTTCACAATCAACAGAGTTCTTTCCCTGGAACATGTAGAGATCATTGATACAACCAATGGATACAAGTCCACAGCAAGAGGGGAGGATTTCAAGCATTACCAACCACCCTAA